In the Pseudoliparis swirei isolate HS2019 ecotype Mariana Trench chromosome 19, NWPU_hadal_v1, whole genome shotgun sequence genome, one interval contains:
- the fhl1a gene encoding four and a half LIM domains protein 1a isoform X2, whose translation MAFRHSGHKSYLSSTMTDRFDCYYCRDNLHGKKYVKKEEKHVCTKCFNKLCANTCAECKRPIGADSKELHHKNRYWHEDCFRCAKCYKPLASESFNARDDGKIMCSKCGSREDGNRCQGCYKVVMPGSQNVEYKNKMWHEECFMCFECKQPIRTQSFLAKGDDIYCAPCHDKKFAKKCFHCKQAISSGGISYQDQPWHSECFVCHTCRKTLAGARFTSHEDKVYCVDCFKSDVAKKCHGCKNPITGFGHGTNVVNYEGYSWHEYCFNCKKCCLTLANKRFVINEEHIYCPDCAKKV comes from the exons ATGgcgttcagacactcag GTCACAAAAGTTATCTCAGCTCCACCATGACTGATCGCTTCGACTGCTACTACTGCCGGGACAACCTGCACGGGAAGAAGTacgtgaagaaggaggagaagcacGTGTGCACCAAGTGCTTCAACAAGCTCTGCGCCAACACCTGTGCAGAGTGCAAACGTCCCATCGGGGCTGACTCCAAG GAGCTGCACCATAAGAACCGCTACTGGCACGAGGACTGCTTCCGCTGTGCCAAGTGCTACAAGCCCCTGGCCAGCGAGTCCTTCAACGCCCGCGACGATGGCAAGATAATGTGTAGCAAGTGTGGCTCCCGGGAGGACGGCAACCGTTGCCAGGGCTGCTACAAGGTGGTCATGCCAG gaTCCCAAAACGTGGAGTATAAAAACAAGATGTGGCACGAGGAGTGCTTCATGTGCTTTGAGTGCAAGCAGCCGATCCGCACGCAGAGCTTCCTGGCCAAGGGCGATGACATCTACTGCGCTCCCTGCCACGACAAGAAGTTCGCCAAGAAGTGCTTCCACTGCAAGCAG GCCATAAGCTCAGGAGGGATCAGCTACCAGGACCAGCCCTGGCACTCCGAGTGCTTTGTGTGCCACACCTGCCGTAAGACTCTGGCTGGAGCTCGCTTCACCTCCCACGAGGACAAGGTCTACTGCGTGGACTGCTTCAAGAGCGATGTGGCCAAGAAATGCCATGGATGCAAAAACCCCATCACAG GGTTCGGCCACGGCACCAACGTGGTGAACTACGAAGGATACTCCTGGCACGAGTATTGCTTCAACTGCAAGAAGTGCTGCCTCACGCTGGCCAATAAGCGCTTCGTCATCAATGAAGAACACATCTACTGCCCCGACTGTGCTAAAAAGGTTTGA
- the fhl1a gene encoding four and a half LIM domains protein 1a isoform X1 — protein sequence MTDRFDCYYCRDNLHGKKYVKKEEKHVCTKCFNKLCANTCAECKRPIGADSKELHHKNRYWHEDCFRCAKCYKPLASESFNARDDGKIMCSKCGSREDGNRCQGCYKVVMPGSQNVEYKNKMWHEECFMCFECKQPIRTQSFLAKGDDIYCAPCHDKKFAKKCFHCKQAISSGGISYQDQPWHSECFVCHTCRKTLAGARFTSHEDKVYCVDCFKSDVAKKCHGCKNPITGFGHGTNVVNYEGYSWHEYCFNCKKCCLTLANKRFVINEEHIYCPDCAKKV from the exons ATGACTGATCGCTTCGACTGCTACTACTGCCGGGACAACCTGCACGGGAAGAAGTacgtgaagaaggaggagaagcacGTGTGCACCAAGTGCTTCAACAAGCTCTGCGCCAACACCTGTGCAGAGTGCAAACGTCCCATCGGGGCTGACTCCAAG GAGCTGCACCATAAGAACCGCTACTGGCACGAGGACTGCTTCCGCTGTGCCAAGTGCTACAAGCCCCTGGCCAGCGAGTCCTTCAACGCCCGCGACGATGGCAAGATAATGTGTAGCAAGTGTGGCTCCCGGGAGGACGGCAACCGTTGCCAGGGCTGCTACAAGGTGGTCATGCCAG gaTCCCAAAACGTGGAGTATAAAAACAAGATGTGGCACGAGGAGTGCTTCATGTGCTTTGAGTGCAAGCAGCCGATCCGCACGCAGAGCTTCCTGGCCAAGGGCGATGACATCTACTGCGCTCCCTGCCACGACAAGAAGTTCGCCAAGAAGTGCTTCCACTGCAAGCAG GCCATAAGCTCAGGAGGGATCAGCTACCAGGACCAGCCCTGGCACTCCGAGTGCTTTGTGTGCCACACCTGCCGTAAGACTCTGGCTGGAGCTCGCTTCACCTCCCACGAGGACAAGGTCTACTGCGTGGACTGCTTCAAGAGCGATGTGGCCAAGAAATGCCATGGATGCAAAAACCCCATCACAG GGTTCGGCCACGGCACCAACGTGGTGAACTACGAAGGATACTCCTGGCACGAGTATTGCTTCAACTGCAAGAAGTGCTGCCTCACGCTGGCCAATAAGCGCTTCGTCATCAATGAAGAACACATCTACTGCCCCGACTGTGCTAAAAAGGTTTGA